In the genome of Vicia villosa cultivar HV-30 ecotype Madison, WI linkage group LG7, Vvil1.0, whole genome shotgun sequence, one region contains:
- the LOC131619173 gene encoding uncharacterized protein LOC131619173: protein MFKGTHDPDGALTWIKEIERIFRVMDCTPDQKIRYGTHKLVVEADDWWLDTRQRLEILGEGITWVVFRREFLRKYFPEDVRGKKEIEFLELRRGNKSVVEYASKFGELAKFYQHYDGLDGEFSKCIKFENGLRPKIKKAISYQKILKIQSIKHIGRYSIMHCRFRCLRIRPMNEAEMAFGS from the coding sequence ATGTTCAAGGGAACtcatgatcctgatggcgcattgacatggataaaggagattgagagaatctTCCGTGTGATGGATTGTACTCCAGACCAGAAGattcggtatgggactcataaGCTAGTAGTTGAGGCGGATGACTGGTGGCTAGATACTCGTCAGAGGTTGGAGATTTTAGGTGAGGGGATCACTTGGGTTGTGTTCCgtagggagtttttgaggaagtactttccggaggatgtccgtggaaagaagGAAATCGAATTCCTTGAGTTGAGGCGAGGGAATAAGTCGGTTGTGGAGTATGCTTCTAAGTTTGGAGAGTTGGCTAAGTTCTACCAACATTATGATGGACTGgatggtgaattttcaaagtgtaTAAAGTTTGAGAATGGATTGCGCCCGAAGATTAAGAAGGcgattagttaccagaagatccTTAAAATACAATCTATTAAACATATAGGACGATATTCAATTATGCATTGCAGATTTCGGTGTCTTCGAATCAGACCTATGAACGAAGCTGAAATGGCCTTTGGAAGCTGA